A genomic window from Elaeis guineensis isolate ETL-2024a chromosome 3, EG11, whole genome shotgun sequence includes:
- the LOC105042486 gene encoding putative disease resistance protein RGA3 encodes MAEAAAAVSVASPILKIVIQKLGSGLWKQMGLASSVKKDVEKLQSVLETITDVLEDAENRSISDKPLQGWLRKLRDAAFDADDVVDEFQTEALRQKIEENNCITRKVRDFFSLNNSIIFYHKIARKVKEIRERLDQISEERLKFHLSERSIPERSLERETYSFVIESEIYGRDDDKKEVINFLVYVDTDKDVSVLPIVGLGGVGKTTLAQLVYNDKRIDEQFELRMWVCIGENFDIPRIIRAIIERVTGTNCELSDIEIMQSLLREKLRERRFLLVLDDVWNEEEAEWERLKPLLRGGKKGSKIIVTTRSERVASIMGSSALLRLPVLPTDDCWTLFRQRAFGLGRAEETPSLVKIGKKIVQKCGGLPLAAKALGSLMSSKRGEVEWLAVKNSEIWKLPAKETGILPALRLSYDHLPSHLKQCFAYCSLFPKDYSIERERLIQLWIAEGFINHPSDNNMDLENIGNQFFNNLLWRSFFQDAEKDSDGNVTVCKMHDLVHDLACFVIGDEAGIMEAGKDTLISHRCRYSSVDQINDKTSECLQLASKTMKLRSLIFLFDFRIRTVNISAVSNLTYLRVLDLQLSGLQKLSSRISRLKHLRYLDLSNTLIEALPNSISSLYNLQVLNLINCKNLEALPDPIASLYNLQVLNLAYCRNLKELPKDMRKMRNLRHLCIARCHRLTRMPPKMSQLSNLRTLSMFAVGEEDGCSIVELQHLNLIGCSLEIKNLNNVKDPKEAMKANLEARTNLQSLRLLWNGHSDWAPTPSSTKMVEDVLEKLLPHPNLKQLTIRGYMGIRLPTWMARAELVSTLFSNLVQLRLWGLKWCEHLPPLSQFPSLKRLDMFGMDALRKIEEDGGTMSVSLEEFRLVGMPELEEWCVKPTAESFPHLRLLDIQSCPKLMVQPCIPSSVEHLRISRNQMLLSEGSIGGLSKLKRVDITSCGASSKSGWWGGLQYLTSLEDLQISKCDELNCLPEGVMYVSALRTLSLVDNRNLRSLEWGRRDPRFTALCSLVIDGSPALTALPEWVGGLTSLQFLSLGYCDNLAMLPDLPALQKLQITNCPLLARRYSLVTGEDRPKIAHVPNVRIEESELIEQTSKRCTFGTKYASQLMSACCIGHS; translated from the coding sequence ATGGCAGAAGCAGCAGCGGCAGTATCAGTTGCGTCCCCCATTCTGAAGATTGTGATCCAGAAGCTGGGCTCTGGCCTATGGAAGCAGATGGGATTGGCAAGCAGCGTCAAGAAAGATGTGGAGAAGCTACAAAGCGTGTTAGAAACTATCACTGATGTGCTTGAGGATGCCGAGAACAGATCCATCAGCGACAAACCTCTGCAAGGCTGGCTAAGAAAGCTCAGAGATGCTGCTTTTGATGCAGATGATGTGGTGGACGAGTTCCAAACTGAAGCATTAAGACAAAAAATTGAGGAAAACAATTGCATCACCCGAAAGGTACGGGACTTTTTTTCCCTCAACAACtcaattatattttatcataagaTTGCTCGCAAAGTAAAAGAGATCAGAGAGCGATTGGACCAAATTTCAGAAGAGAGATTGAAATTCCATTTGAGCGAGAGATCCATCCCGGAAAGATCTTTGGAGCGAGAGACCTACTCATTTGTGAtcgaatctgaaatttatggcaGGGATGATGATAAAAAGGAGGTCATAAATTTCTTAGTCTATGTGGATACCGATAAGGATGTCTCTGTTCTCCCAATAGTTGGTTTGGGTGGAGTTGGGAAGACCACGCTTGCTCAGTTAGTGTACAATGATAAAAGGATAGATGAACAATTTGAACTTCGGATGTGGGTTTGTATCGGCGAGAATTTTGACATTCCAAGGATAATAAGAGCAATTATCGAACGAGTGACAGGAACAAATTGCGAGCTGTCTGACATAGAGATAATGCAGTCTCTTCTTCGAGAAAAACTAAGAGAGCGGAGATTTCTACTTGTTCTGGATGACGTGTGGAATGAGGAGGAAGCTGAATGGGAAAGACTAAAACCTTTGCTGAGGGGTGGCAAGAAGGGAAGTAAGATCATAGTGACGACCCGCAGTGAAAGAGTTGCTAGCATAATGGGTAGCTCTGCACTACTCAGATTGCCAGTGTTACCGACTGATGACTGCTGGACTTTGTTCAGGCAGAGGGCGTTCGGGTTGGGAAGAGCTGAAGAGACGCCAAGCTTGGTAAAAATAGGGAAGAAGATTGTCCAGAAGTGTGGGGGTCTGCCGTTAGCCGCAAAGGCTCTTGGAAGCCTAATGAGCTCCAAGAGGGGGGAGGTGGAGTGGTTAGCTGTCAAAAATAGCGAAATCTGGAAACTACCTGCGAAGGAGACTGGAATATTACCTGCCTTAAGATTGAGTTATGATCATTTGCCATCTCATCTGAAGCAGTGTTTTGCCTACTGTTCATTGTTCCCAAAAGATTATTCAATTGAAAGAGAAAGATTGATTCAGTTGTGGATTGCTGAAGGGTTCATTAATCATCCATCAGATAataatatggatttagagaatATCGGCAATCAGTTTTTTAATAATTTGCTATGGAGGTCCTTTTTTCAGGACGCAGAAAAGGATTCTGATGGTAACGTGACGGTGTGCAAGATGCATGATCTGGTCCACGACCTTGCTTGCTTTGTCATAGGTGATGAGGCCGGCATCATGGAGGCGGGCAAGGACACACTCATTTCCCATCGATGTCGCTATTCATCAGTTGATCAGATCAACGACAAAACATCAGAATGTTTACAGCTTGCCAGCAAAACAATGAAATTGAGATcacttatatttttatttgattttcgtATAAGAACTGTAAACATCAGTGCGGTGTCAAATCTTACTTACTTGCGTGTATTAGATCTACAGCTCTCAGGGCTCCAAAAGTTATCCAGCAGAATAAGCAGGTTAAAGCATCTAAGGTACCTAGACCTATCAAATACATTAATTGAGGCATTACCTAACTCGATCTCTTCTCTCTACAACTTGCAAGTGTTGAACCTTATTAATTGCAAAAATCTTGAAGCATTACCTGACCCGATTGCTTCTCTCTACAACTTGCAAGTGTTGAACCTTGCATATTGTCGTAATCTTAAAGAGTTGCCCAAAGACATGAGAAAAATGAGAAATCTCAGACATCTGTGCATTGCCAGATGTCATCGTTTGACTCGGATGCCACCTAAAATGAGCCAGTTGAGTAACCTCCGGACACTGTCAATGTTTGCTGTGGGCGAGGAGGATGGATGTAGCATTGTGGAACTGCAACATCTCAACCTGATCGGTTGCTCTCTTGAAATCAAGAATCTAAATAATGTGAAGGATCCAAAGGAAGCAATGAAAGCAAACTTGGAGGCAAGGACAAATCTGCAATCGTTGAGATTGTTATGGAACGGACATTCGGATTGGGCACCGACACCATCTTCTACAAAAATGGTAGAGGATGTGCTTGAAAAGCTCCTGCCTCATCCTAATTTAAAGCAGTTGACAATAAGGGGCTACATGGGCATCAGATTACCCACTTGGATGGCAAGGGCAGAACTAGTGTCAACCTTATTTTCAAATCTGGTCCAGCTCAGATTGTGGGGTCTGAAGTGGTGCGAGCATCTTCCACCGCTCAGCCAATTCCCCTCTCTGAAGCGTCTCGATATGTTTGGAATGGATGCTCTGAGGAAAATAGAAGAGGATGGTGGCACCATGTCCGTCTCGCTAGAAGAGTTCAGATTGGTAGGCATGCCCGAATTGGAGGAATGGTGTGTAAAACCAACAGCGGAATCGTTCCCTCATCTTAGGTTATTGGACATACAATCATGCCCCAAATTAATGGTGCAACCATGCATCCCATCCTCGGTCGAGCATCTTAGGATATCAAGAAATCAGATGCTGTTATCAGAAGGAAGCATCGGAGGGTTGTCCAAACTGAAACGAGTGGACATTACTTCTTGTGGAGCATCATCAAAGTCTGGGTGGTGGGGTGGGCTGCAATACCTCACTTCCCTTGAGGATCTACAGATTTCAAAATGTGACGAACTGAATTGTTTGCCAGAGGGTGTTATGTACGTGTCCGCACTCCGAACCCTTTCTTTGGTGGATAACAGAAATCTAAGGAGTCTAGAATGGGGAAGAAGGGACCCTCGGTTCACTGCCCTCTGCAGTCTGGTGATAGATGGTTCCCCTGCATTGACTGCTTTGCCGGAGTGGGTAGGGGGCCTCACCTCGCTTCAGTTTTTATCGCTTGGGTATTGTGACAACCTCGCAATGCTGCCAGACCTCCCTGCGCTTCAAAAGTTGCAGATTACGAACTGCCCCCTTCTGGCAAGGCGATACAGTTTGGTGACAGGCGAGGACCGGCCCAAGATTGCTCACGTTCCAAATGTTAGAATAGAAGAAAGCGAACTTATAGAACAAACCAGCAAAAGATGTACCTTCGGTACGAAATATGCCAGCCAGTTAATGTCAGCATGCTGCATTGGTCACAGTTGA